CAACAAGATTGCTGGCTTTGAAAGTCAGAAAACAGAAGACATTGTAAAACTGAACAGGGAACATGCAACTGAATTGGCGGTTGCCAAGGGCAATCTTAAGGCAGCCGAAGAGAAATTAACTGTGGCTGAGGGAAAGATTGCCAAGTTTAGTGAGAAAGAGACGGCGTATAAGGAGAAGATTGACGAACTTAGGGGGGATGTAGGGCCTGGTAAACAGAAACAGGCATTAGCGCCAGCCAAGAAATCAACCCCAGTTGCATCGCCTGAAAAAAAGAAACACACAATCGTAGCAACTAATTCGCAAAAGACTATTGTTGCCGCGAAAACGATAAAGACTGTGCATAAAACCAGGCCGGCCAAGAAAATGAAGCCCCGTCACATTAAAAAGGCTCATAATCACAAAAATGTTGGCCATATTAGCAAGAAGAGTAGTCATGGCAAAAAGCATGCGCACATCAACAAGAAGACTAGCCATGCCAAGAAGCAGCACAAGAGCACAATGAAGAAACATGAAAAAATTCAGACCGTTGTCAAAGACTTGTCTTTGTCAGCTCTTTGTGAAGAGCAGAGCGTGGATCGTCCTTTTTTCCTACAGTTGACGAAGGATGCGGTTACGTATGGCTATACTGCAAAAGTGTGGGAAGTACAGCATGGTTCGACCAAAAATATCCAGATCTTGCTGACGAGTTCGGAAATGCCAAATTCGTAATCAGACAAGTCTGTGTTTAAGATTTAATTTCTGAAGTTGGCTTGTATAATCTCGTAATCAAAGGGAAGCTTTGAATAAGATATAGCAAAGACTAAGAGCAAAAGTTCTTAGTATTATATGTCAAAATTCAAGCAACAACTATCTAAATCCCTTAAAAATAGTTTCGAATAAACCGCAAAATTAGAAGTGGGTGACGCTAGGAGCAAAAGTTCCAGGTGCCTCATTATTCAGAGATGTACGCGGTGATCAAAAAGTTTAAGACAGTTCTGGAAATGGGCTGTTATACAATGAGTGGTTACTTAAGAGCAAAAGTTCTTGGTGCCACTCATTTTTTATTTTTAAAATTTGTATGATATAATGAAGTCTATGAACAAACAACGATTATTATTAATATTTATATTGATTTTTTTATCCAATATTACCAGTGGATGTGTTATTGATAACAATAGCAACAAAGAGCAGGTGCGTAGTAAAAATGTTGATGGCAAAACTGTGGGCTACGATAAAACGCTAAGCAAGAATATTGCGGTGAAAAAAGTAACCATACTAGATGGTTGCATTGGTTGTGGTGTTTGCGCAAAGATTGACCGGGAACATTTTGTAATAGCTGCTCATCGGGCAAAAGTAATATCTCAAAATAATTTAGAGGCGCCATTGTTGACGGCAGCGATTAAGAATTGCCCAACCGCCGTAATTGCGTTGAATTAATTTATGTTCCTAGAAACCCACACCTTCTTCGCCAACTTGAGTTGGATATTGTTGATTATTATTCTTGTCTCACGACCCTTGGCAGAAATTACCAAAAATAAGATCTTATTTCGAGTTTTGCGCTATCGAAAACAATTGGGTGTAATCTGTGGATTAGCAGCTATTGTCCATGTACTATTCTTTTTACTTGGTAGCGGCTTGGCAGGAATTTATTTTTTAGATGCCGAGTTTTGGTCATTGCAAAATTTCTATGGCTGGGGGAGTTTAGCCGTGGTGGCGATGCTGTTTCCGCTTCTTACTTCTAATAATTTTTCCTTGCATTTTTTTGGCAAATACTGGAAAAAAATTCAGCGGGGAACCTATTTGGTTTTTATCGCAACCGCTATTCATATCGCCATGGTCAAAGATGAGTGGTTTGAGGTGATGGGGCCGGTGCTTATTTGGTTATTTCTATGGACCTGGGCAGAGCTTAGGAGACGAAAAAGGTTTAAAGTTTAATATTTAGCAATATGAGCATTTTTAAACATAAGGCTATTAAAAAAGTTTTAGCACTGACATTTTTTTTGTTTTTGATGGTGAGCATCTTTGGGGCCTTGTATTATTTTCGTGAGACTGTTTATTCTTCAGTGGATCAATTGGCTTTTTTTATAAAAGAGCATATTTTTGTTGGAATTCTCGCATTTGTTCTCATTTCTATTTTGGCCGTTGTTTTTTCTCCGCTCTCTAGTCTGCCGTTGGTGCCATCTGCCATTATTGCCTGGGGTGATTTTTGGACCTTTGTTTTTTTATTATCAGGCTGGTTTATTGGATCCTTGGTTGGTTATTTTTTGGGGTATTTTACACGAGAGGGGGTTTTGGAAAAATTTTTTTCACTTAAAAAGATTGAGTATTATAAAAGTCAAATTTCGCAGGATGCACAATTTTTATTAGTTTTGATTTTTCGTTTAGCCATTCCTTCTGAGATTACCGCTTATACATTGGGAATTGTGCGATATGATTTGAAAAAGTTTATGATCATTGCTGTTCTTTCAGAATTACCCTTTGCCTTGTTGGTTGTTTACTCTGGCAGGGCGGTCTATGATGGCAATATTTTTCTTTTTATTGGTATTATTACCTTTGCCTTGGTTTTTATTACATTTTTCTCCCTTTTGCTTAAGAAGAGATTTAAATAAAAATGGTCAATGAGCTTGGTAACTTATCCACAATTGACCAGATTTTAAATCTGGTGTATAATATAGTTATATCTTTGTAGGGCTGTGCAAAAGAGTAACAGTGCTACGAAGAAAATCGCTAAAAATAAGCGAAACAAAACAAAAAGCAAAATAAAAATCAAAAAATAAAAACAAAATTGACAATTAGATATTCTTGAATTGGTATAAGGAATTTTTCGGTAAGAGGGGATTGAAGTGTGTGATTTGAGTCAAAACTAAATAGGGATAAATTTTTTTTGAAAATGCTTTTTGTTGAAAGGCATTTTTTTTATTGCTCTGCCTTACGAATACACAAACCTCTTACAAAAGTGATTTTGTAGAAGATTCGTTGATTCGTGGAAAATAAATCCCCATGCAATCGGCAGAATGCTTATAAAAAGATTTAATTAATAAATCCCCATGATTTCCATTGTCTAGGCATAGACGGTGGGCAGGTCGAAGTCAGGGTTTTAAAAGCTACATCCTTTATAGGATGTATATAAGCGCTTATATCTTAACTAAAATAAAACAAAAATTATGAAACAAAAAAAATTCATAGCCTCGTTGGCGATTGCTTCTTTGGTGTTGGCCGTAGTTGGTTATTACCCAGGAGTAAACAGCGCCCAAGCCGTCAATTCGTTAACGGCCGCTAAGGCTCTATTGAGTGAGTCAGCCCCTGGTACGGCTGCAACAACGACTATTTCTTTTACCTCAGGAACATCAACTGATGCGACTGGTTATTTCGAAGTGGTTATGCCAGCTGGTTTTGGCGATGTCTTGGTTGGTAACGTGACTTGTTCAACTGGTGCTGCTAGCGCGTTTAACACAGAAACAATTCGTTGTACTGGTGTTCAAGCCGCTGGTGTTAAAACTATTACCTTGGCCAATACAACTAATCCGACAGCAACTACAAGTCAAGTTATTAATATTGCTCACTACGATGTGGCTGGAAATTTAGCAGAACGGGTACAGGTTGTTGTACAAATCATTGATAATGTTTGGATGACAGCGCGTGTTGACGCTACCTTAACATTCACAGTGGCTGGTATGAATAAAGATGCCACTGTTAACGGTGCTGTTTGTACTGCTACCACGTCAGCAACTTCGACACCGTTTGGAACCTTAATTCCAACTATTCCATCAACTGTTTGTCAGGAATTGAAGGTGACAACTAATTCATCTGCTGGTTTTGTAGTCACAGTCGAACAGGATACAGAAATGACATCTGATGGTAACGACAATATTAATAGCTTTAAAGATGCTGCTGATGGTGCTGGTTTGGGCGTAGCTGAGGCATGGGTTTCTCCAAGTACAGTTCTTGATAATGATTGGACTTATGGTCACATGGGTTTAACTTCAGATGATACAACTGTTGTTGGCATGGATTATAATGGTACAAAGTATGCCGGTCTTATTGGTTCAAGCGTTATGAATGTGATGACACATGATGGTCCAGCTGATGGATCAACTCAAGATAAGGGTAGAGTGGCAGTAGCCTATACTGCGGAAATTAACGCCTTGCAACAAGCGGGTGATTATGAAAACACACTGACTTATATTGCGACACCGACTTACTAATATTTGATTGCCCTCGGGCATGATTTTGCTCCCTCCTTGGGTTAATAACCCGAGGAGGGGTTTTGTTTGTCCACAGGTCTAATGAACTTTATTTTTTTAAATGAAATATTCAGCCATTGCTTAATAATTTTTTTTATTTTTTGTTACTAATTTTAGCCCACCGTTGGGCTTTTATTGTTTTCATTTTACTTTAATAATATGGTATGACAAAATTGGTAAAAATATGTTATAATAAGTTTAGTAAGATTTCTCTGTGGACAACATGGAGAAGGTCGAAAATCTTGCGAAAATAAAAGCAGTTAAAGTTTAAAGAGGCTTTGATTGTTAAAAAAAATATAATATCTAAGATTTAAAGAGGTTTTGGATATTTAAAAAAAATATTTAAAGTTTAAAGAGGCTTTAATTATTTAAAATCCGCTATAGCCAAAGCTATAGCGCGACGAGGAAAAACAAAATAGTTTAAAATAAACTATAAACACAAACAAAAATAAGCTTATTTTTTAATTGATTGCCTAAATAACAATCAATTTATCCCTTATAAATTTAAAATAAATTTAATTAATTAATCTGCCTCGGCGGATTGATTGCTTGAATTTTATTCCCATGCAAAAAACAAAAACAAGAAGATTTCTTGTTGCCTTAGTAATATTTTCTATGGTAACAACTTATTTGACAATGCCTACGGCAAAAGCGGCTTCATTTGATTCTGCAAAAGACACAATCAGTGATTCAGCACCGAGTATTGTTACAACACATACTATCACAGTCAATCTAGGCACCGCTTTGGTAGCTGGTGATTATGTTAGTATTGATTTCGGCTCCTTTACTGGTGCTGTGGAAGGCAATACTAGTTGTGCTGCTTTTGGTGATTCAACTGCAACCACTACCGTTGACGGAGTTGGTTGTGAGGTTAACACTGCAGTTAGCTCAACAACAGATCAGACAATTACTGTTACTGGTGTAACCAGTCCAGTGGCTGGTGGTTACTCTGTTTACGCTCGAACTTATAATGCTAGTGGCGTAGAAATTGAAAATGCGCAAATGATTGTGTATTTAGTAGATGCTGTAACTGTTACCGCTCACGTTAACGCAACTTTGACATTCGGAGTTGCTGCAATTAATGCTGGCGTTGAGATTAATGGCGCAACAACAACTGCTACTTCAACAGCAACTGCAGTTCCTTTCGGAACTTTGAGTTCTGTGGCACCTTCAGTAGTGGGCCAAGAGTTATCAGTAACAACTAATGCTAGTAATGGTTTTAGTGTGACTGTTCAACAAGACGGTGAAATGGTTTCAGCTGCCGGAGCTAACATTAACAGCTTTAAAATGGCTGCTAATAACGCTGGTTTAGCGACACCTGAAGTTTGGTCTGATCCAGTGGCAACATTGGGCAGTGATAATACTTATGGTCACATGGGTCTTACCACTGATGATTCTGATGGTGCTATCGGAACAGCCTTTGGTGGTGCTAAGCTTGCAGGTTTAGCTGCAACTGCTCCTATGGAGATTATGTCTCACACTGGTGCAGCTGATGGTTCTACACCTGATAAGGGTAAAGTTAGAGTGGCTTACGAAGTTGGTATTACTGACTTACAAGAAGCTGGTGATTATCAATCAACTTTGACTTACGTTTGTACACCTACTTACTAATATTTAGTAAATAGATTCTATATAGTAAAAACTCCTCCGGTTTTACCGGGGGAGTTTTTGTTTTACCTTCGCCACGCCGTAGCTTTTTTAGCGTAGGCGGGTTTTTTTATCCACAGTGTTATTTTTAAGGCTATTTCGGTTCCTTGCTATGTTCAAAAGTGCTTTAAATATGACAAATTTTCTTCCTTTTCTTGTTTGTTAAATTATTGCAAAGAGTGCCTAAAAAATGTTATAATAACTTTAGGAATCATAAATTTGTGCATAAAAATATTTCAAATAAATTTCTTCAAAAATAAAAACAAATCATTTCAGTATCCAGCTAAAATTAAGCAAAAACAAAAACAAAATTAATTAAACAAATAATTAATTTTTTTATTTTTCCATGCTTGTAAGAAAAGGAAAGACTAATATACCCTTTGATTTGTTAAAAAATCTCAGAAGTCAGCTAAAAGAACGAAAGTTTAGCTGGCGTTTTGTTTTTTTAGCGGGATTAATTATTTATGTGTTTGGTTTTTCGCCTTTTGGTTTTGCACGCAAGACTATTCGAGCGATTATGGGCGTAGATGTGGCGGTGGTGGATTTATATGTTGGTAATGCGAGTCTTAGTAGTGAGCAAACTGATTTTAAGACTGGTTGGTGGAGTGAGCAGAAGACCCTGGGTGAGCCTGATTTGGGACCAAATGATGAGTTAATGGCTTTTAATGATGGTAATTCAGCTTTTTATTCAGGCGGAAAATATTCTTTAATTTTAGATAATTTTTTGCCATCAACTGATTACAGCGTAGCCACTGACGATCAAGCAATAATATCAGTTGAGCAGCCAGTAGAAGCCAGCTCATCGGTGACGGAGCCGGAGGTGCAAGGCGATATTGATTTAGCTACAACGACT
The Patescibacteria group bacterium genome window above contains:
- a CDS encoding ferredoxin: MNKQRLLLIFILIFLSNITSGCVIDNNSNKEQVRSKNVDGKTVGYDKTLSKNIAVKKVTILDGCIGCGVCAKIDREHFVIAAHRAKVISQNNLEAPLLTAAIKNCPTAVIALN
- a CDS encoding ferric reductase-like transmembrane domain-containing protein is translated as MFLETHTFFANLSWILLIIILVSRPLAEITKNKILFRVLRYRKQLGVICGLAAIVHVLFFLLGSGLAGIYFLDAEFWSLQNFYGWGSLAVVAMLFPLLTSNNFSLHFFGKYWKKIQRGTYLVFIATAIHIAMVKDEWFEVMGPVLIWLFLWTWAELRRRKRFKV
- a CDS encoding VTT domain-containing protein; the encoded protein is MSIFKHKAIKKVLALTFFLFLMVSIFGALYYFRETVYSSVDQLAFFIKEHIFVGILAFVLISILAVVFSPLSSLPLVPSAIIAWGDFWTFVFLLSGWFIGSLVGYFLGYFTREGVLEKFFSLKKIEYYKSQISQDAQFLLVLIFRLAIPSEITAYTLGIVRYDLKKFMIIAVLSELPFALLVVYSGRAVYDGNIFLFIGIITFALVFITFFSLLLKKRFK